The Antechinus flavipes isolate AdamAnt ecotype Samford, QLD, Australia chromosome 5, AdamAnt_v2, whole genome shotgun sequence DNA segment TAGTGTTGGCACTTAAGGCCGGGCTCCATGGCAACAGCCCCAAACTGTAGCGCGCAGAGAcccggagggagggaggggctgcAGGGGAGGAGGCGCCCAGAAGGCTTTGCGCCGGTATCCACGTGGGGAGGGCCCAGACCGCCCGTGTCTGCCTTTGGAAGGTCCTGCAGGTCTCTGGGCTGTGGTTTTTGAGAGCGCCGAGGGAATGGCCGGGGCTGGGTTCCAGCCCTGGTTCCACAGCCGGCTCCCTCCGGGCCTGCTTCATGAGCCGGGGCTGGGTTCTGCCGCTCCATGTGCCGCGGACATCTTGGCTCGGTCCCCTCCCCTCTGCCCTCCCAAGGGCTTCCCTGCTTCAATTGTCCTCCGGCCAGCTCCGGGGGGAGGGGGTGTTGCTAACGTGCCCTCGGACCACATCATGCCCCCGCTTCAGAAACCTCGCTGGCTCCCGCTGCTTCCAGAGTAAGCGTCCGCTCTCGCTTCGGCCTGGAAAGGCCCGTGAGCGGCCTCTAACTCTACCCCCGACTGGCTTTCCCTTCCGCGACATCCTCCTGAGATTGCCTCTGACTGCTTGCCTTTGTCAGGctgtgcccccccccccagcccttcCCCTCCGCTCCTCTGGCCCCTCCTCCGAGAGGCTTCCCCCGATTTCTGGGAGAGGTGCCCCAGCCCCACAGTGAAGTCGCTTTGCATCGGAAAAGCCCGTCCCAGAGCAGTGGCCCCGATAAGGAGCTCGCCCAGGCAGGCTCCCCTCCGTCCCTTGGGAAGCGCGGGACCCTGGATGCTTCCTAACAGAGCGGAGAGCGAGGAGGAGCTTGGGCGGGAGGAGGCTGGGAGCCTCGGGGGCCGAGCCCCTGCCTGGGCCTGGGCTGCTGAAAACACACCTGGGGTCCTGGGGTCCTGCCCTTGGCGGCTCGCTCCCTCTGCCCCAGGCTGCCGGGACCCTTCCCACCCTTCCTTTCCACAACTGCAAAAGGAGCTGCTTTCTCTGAGCGACCCCGATAACCAGGCCTGGCTACTGGGCACCTTGTTACTCACAGGGAGCTGGAAAGGGGCAGTAAGTGTGCAAAACACTCacaggggagagacagagacagcctTCTCCTGCAGGGGGCATCTCTGTGCGCCTGCCAGGGCTGACTTCTCCTGCAGGGGGCATCTCTGCGCTCCTGCCGGGGCTGACTTCTCCTGCAGGGGGCATCTCTGCGCTCCTGCCGGGACTGACTTCTCCTGCAGGGGGCATCTCTGCGCGCCTACCAGGGCTGACTTCTCCTGCAGGGGGCATCTCTGTGCTCCTGCCGGGGCTGACTTCTCCTGCAGGGGGCATCTCTGTGCTCCTGCCAGGGCTGACTTCTCCTGCAGGGGGCATCTCTGCGCGCCTACCAGGGCTGACTTCTCCTGCAGGGGGCATCTCTGTGCTCCTGCCGGGGCTGACTTCTCCTGCAGGGGGCATCTCTGCGCTCCTGCCGGGACTGACTTCTCCTGCAGGGGGCATCTCTGCGCTCCTGCCGGGGCTGACTTCTCCTGCAGGGGGCATCCCTGGCTTCTGCCAGCCAGGTTTGGGTCCCCAAGCAGCGAGGCTTCCCCAGGAGGAAGGCCGCCCATTGAATAGGTCCCGATTCTGCAGACCCATTTAGAGGCTGTTTGTTCTCCCCTGGAGGGGACCCTGGGACATGGCCCGGAGCTCTGGTCCCAGGTCAGTCTGTCTGCCGGGCAGTAAACCCAGGAAACCAGTAGGAGTCACAGTGCCAAAGACCCTGCCGGTTTACAATGACCCATGGGATGTTAGAGGACCCACAAAGGGGGCTGGCAAGccaagggaagaagagaggaggtcCCCAgcaatgggggagggggaacccTGGATCGGGGAGCTGAAGAGAGTTTGGTCAACAGAGGGGTTCTTGGGAAGCCCTGACATCTTGCAGTGCAGGCGGTCAATGAACATTGAGTAGGTCAAGaacctactaagtgccaagccgggggagggaagggaagagaggaagggatttaGGGTGGGGGTCCTAGTGCAAGAGGCCAGTCCCTGCCCTCCGGGAGTTTGCAAGTAATGAAggagaaaacctcaaaagggaaaaggatcccaAAGGAAAGGCTGGGCTGGGCggaatccatcctcagacatcCTGGGGGTGGGGCTGCCCGCAGGGCAAAGGCGAAGACCCCTCCCTCCCGGTTTGCCGAGCCACTTTCTCCGAACCGCAAGGcaaggatgggggaggggggtgctTTAAGTCGGTCCTGGATGCCTCGGGTGAATCGAGACCTGCCCCCGTCTGCCCTATGGAACCTCGGTTTCTTCTTCGGACCCAGGGGAGCTAGGACGAGGGCTTCAGCACGCCCGCCGCGCTTCCCAGCTTGGCAGGACTTCGGAGCCCGTGGGTTTAAGGGCAAGTTAGGGGTTGGCTCCGGGTCGTCACCCTTAAGGGGGTTTCCCCCCATTCTCCAAGATCCTGGCGCTCAGATTCCCTTTCTCAGATCCAGGGGAGCTCCCGCGCCTCGAGGGCCGGAGTTCAGTCAGTGCCTTAGTCTCCCCCTCCGTAGGAGGGCGCCGCCGGCTACAGGACTGCCCCAACCCCGCCCCTCGCGGGGCAGAGGCGGGCCCAGGACAGAGCCGGGCGGGGCCTCCGTAGGCGCGTTCCAGACATTCCCCTGTTTGCTCGTTGCTAGGAGACGGGGCTCTGAGACCCTAATTCGATTGGCGCTGGGGAGGCGGGAAGGAGGGCGGGATTTCAccgggaagagagagaggagctAGCCGGGGAGGCGGGGCCAGGAGGCGGGGGAGGAGCTGCTCTTTGGCAGGAAGGCGGGGCTGCAAGTCTGTGGGCAGGAAGGAGGGGCGGAGCCTGAGTCAGAGGGCAGGGTCGGCGGCGCGAGGCGCATTCGAACCTCGACCTTGTTTGGACGTCGCTAGGCGACGGGTCTAGGCGCGCCCAATCAGGAGCCACGCTGGGGATGACGCCACGAAGGGGGCGGGGCTCGCGGTAGCACCGTTAGTGCGGACCGGCGGACTGGCCTGAGGCGCTGGAGCTCACCTACCTTCCGGGCTCACCTTCCGGGCCGCCGCTACCCGGGCGCTCTCCGGCGGGCCGCGGCGTTCGGGCCGCGGGGCAAGGGCTGGGGCAGGCGCTCGGCCCGCGCGCCGGCCCCGGAAATCTCGACAGCCCCGAGCATAGTGGGCCCGGGGCGGGGCGCGGGTAAGTCGGGCGGGTTCtgaggaggtgggggagaggaTCTGAAGGAAGGTGGGGGGAGTGTCGACGGGGAGGAGCAGGGCGGGGCGAGCTCACCTGCCCCGGGGGAGGGCGGTGTCGGGGGGGGAGCCGCCCAGGCGCGTGCGCCGCGGCAGGGGCGGGGCCCCGGTGTTCGTGCGCGCGACCGCGCCGTTCCCGGACTGGAGGGCCACAGGTGGTGCCAGCCGAGAGAGCCGCGGGAGCGGGGTGGGGGCTGCGGTGGGGGGACGGCACGGCCAATGGGAGGAGGCGGGGGCGGGGCCTCGGCGCGCCCGGCGGCCAATGGGAGGAGGCGGGGGCGGGGCGCGGTGGCCGAGCCCGGCTTCCCATCTCAGAACGGCCAGATTGGCCTCGGGAGCCGAGGCGGGCGCAAGCGGAGCTACGTTGGGCTCGGGGTTCGGTTCGGGGCAGCGCAACGCAGCGCAGCAGCCGGGGGAGGCCGGGCGGAGGAGGCGGAGGGGGCGGGGCGCGCCGCGCCCTGCCCTCCCCGGGCAGCCAGTCTGACCGCGAGTGTCCTTGGCCCCCCAGCTCGGTGAGCCGCGCCGGAGGAGGAGGCGCCcgaggcggcggcggcagcggcgcgGCCGGGCCCGCCTCGGCCATGGGCAATGGGCTGTCGGAGCCCGGCCCCGGCCTCCTGGCCGGCCTGCCCCCCTTCCAGTGCTTCCACATCGTGATCCTGGGCCTGGACTGCGCCGGCAAGACCACCGTGCTGTACCGGCTGCAGTTCGACGAGTTCGTGAACACGGTGCCCACGAAGGGCTTCAACACGGAGAAGGTGCGCGTGACGCTGGGCAACGCCAAGACGGTGACGTTCCACTTCTGGGACGTGGGCGGCCAGGAGAAGCTGCGGCCGCTCTGGAAGTCGTACACGCGCTGCACCGACGGCATCGTGTTCGTGGTGGACTCGGTGGACGTGGAACGCATGGACGAGGCCAAGACGGAGCTGCACCGCATCACGCGTTTGGCCGAGAACCAGGGCGTGCCCGTGCTGCTGGTGGCCAACAAGCAGGACCTGCGCGACTCGCTGCCGCTGCCCGAGATCGCGCGGCTGCTGGCCGTGGGCGAGCTGGCCGCGTCCACTCCCTGGCACCTGCAGCCCACCTGCGCCATCATCGGCGATGGGCTGCGCGAGGGCCTCGAGAAGCTGCACGAGATGATCCTCAAGCGCAGAAAGATGCTGCGCcagcagaagaagaagagatgaggACGCGGGCTGAGCGCCGCCGAGCCGAGCCCCGGGGGGGCCGGGGGGCCGGGCTCGGGCCTGGCCGCGGCCCCCGGGAGCGCGCAGCCCCCGGCGCCGCCCGCCCGCGGGCTCGGACCGACCGGCACACCGCAGCTGTAGGCATTGCACCTCAAGGCACTAGGGAAATAAAGCTATGGACCGCGCGTGGCCTTGTGTGCGACGCGCCGGGGGCGGGGGCCGAGCAGGGAGTGGGGGTCCGAGTCGGAGCTTGGGGAGGTGGACGTTTCCCCTCCCGGGGGCCGCTGGGCTCCTGTTTTGTGGGGGAAGCACTTAAGGGCCGGCCTCCTGGAGCAGCGGGGATACGGCGGGGCGGGGGGCTGCGCAGGGAGTGGGGGGCCGAGCAGGAGCTTGGGTGGGGGTGGGCATTTTCCCCTCCCCGGGGGCCGCTGGGCGCCTCTTTGTCTTGTGTCGGAAGCACTTACGGGCCGGCCCCATTGAGCGGCGGGGGTTCGGCGGGGCGGGGGCCTTCCACCCCGGCAGTATCGGGAGGCGTCCCCGCGCTGCGTCCTTGTTTACAAAGCGGACTGGCAGCGTTTCGGGGGGGGCCGAGGCCACTTCCTACCGGTACCGCAGCTCCCTGAGCTAACGCTGGAGTGCAGCCTCGGAAACCCACCGTAGCAGAACTTGGTTTTCTCCCGGAGCGGGGGAAGCCCCGAAGTTCAATGTGAAAACGTGGTTCGCGTGATTTTTACAAAAAGACCTTTTCTACCAACCAGCAATGACTTCTGACTGCCATCACCGTAGTTCTGTGTGTAAAGACACTTGAATTGTACAACCAGCCACTGTTTGTTCTGAAGGCGACCAAAAATGCACTTTAGCGGcgttgtttttgtttggttttatagTGATGAAGCCGATTTTATCTGggtttaaataaaaagttaagcTGCAGCTGTTGTATGTTCTGTGTACCTGCACTAGTGACAGCCGATTTCTAGGGGTGTGGGTGACTTTTCCCTTCGGGAAACACAACCTAGATCACTGGGGAAGGAGCGGGAGCCTTTCGGTGCCTCTTGGCTACCGGACCCTCAGAAGTAGGACGTGAGGAAACCTAAACTTTGTCCTGCAGGGCTCCCGGTGTGTGTCACCGGAGAAGCCCGGGAGTGGGTCAGGCCAGGGACCGCCCCGCACCCCCAGCTTTCTGGGAAAGAACGCACTTTTTGCCTTCTGTGTGTATTAGATCATAATGGGGAGCTGTCATCCACATGCATTAACAAAACAATCGAATATTTAAATGTTCAGGCTCCAGCCTTTGAAATGCTTCCCAAAAGCTACTTCGCTGCGGTGTAATCTGACCTCCTGCTTGGCTTCCAGGTGAACAAATTTGTCTTCACCTTATCTCACCTATTgtaattttgtaattgtgtcattcTTGCTCTTCCCTCCACCTGTTCCCCTTCTGCAGCAGCTTGTCCCTTAGGAGAAGAACCCCTTTAAAAAGAGGTACTGCCCCCCAGATGTCTTACCTCCTTTGTGTTGCTTTTATCACCAGCATTTTATGAAGGGCCACGAACCCCCCATGACCTGCCTGTAAGTAACACTGCTCTGGGGGAGCCCCGAATGATCTTTCTGAGTGCCTCCACTCGGGACTGGAATGACTGACTGGGGGTTTGGTGATCTTGGTCCCCTCTGGGGTCTCTTAAGGCCAAACTTGAATGGCTTCTGCTGGCTTGGAAAGACTACAGGGCCCCTGCTGATAACCCCCTCCCCCGCACCTGTCAGGGACTAGGGAGGCACTGACCTCCTGCTTGGAGGAAGTTGGTGGTGAATTCTCCCCCTCGCACGGCTGCATCACTTTGAAGAGTGGCTAAAATCATGACTGTTGGTGTTACTTCATGAAGTCACTTAAGCCTGAGAAACCCAACACTTCAATGCTGAACTACAAAACCTGTTTTCCTCCCCTGCTCTATTAATCATTTTCACGTGGGTTTGTAGAAAATTCACCCAAAGTGAAGCACTTTAGGGGGGGAAAGTACTCCTTGTTCTtgataaaaatcactttttcctCCCAAGAATTTTCACCCCATCGTTCTGTGACTTTAACCCAGTCTTTCCAGTCACCACTAACTCATGTTAGAAGGGAAAaagtaaccccccccccccacacacacacacacattggcttttgaaattttcagGGTAATTAAAAGCAGTTTTAGCTCAAGAAATTTGGAAATGCCATAagcacaaagaaagaaatgatcttttggaatattaaattccaatattaaatattaagttcCAGATTTCCACAATAGGAGGAAAGTGTCCATATTCACTAAGCTTCTCCCCGACAAAGTTCTGGGATGGGTGGATCATTCCCGTCTAACGGAAGCTGTTGGAAGCCAAGAGCCGATCCCTAATGGTCCAAATGCATTTCAGTTTCCACAGAAAAGCAGATTGGCTTAAGAGAAGTTTAAGAGAAGCCGTGAGCTGGCCAGGTGGGCCAGGGCCTCCAGGTGAGTCGGGAAGCTGTGAAACTGTGACGGAGCCCTAAAAGGAGCAGGAGCGTCCCTCCTTGGGGACCAGAGATAAATGAAACATTGTTGACATGGGATTTGCGAATGTGGGAGGAGAAAGTATTGGAAGACGGGGCCCTTTGGCAGACAGCCTGGCAAAGACCGGCTCCGCTGGGTTCCTTCCAAACCTCCTTTCTCCCACACCTACCCTTTCAGTGGGATTCTCACTATTGTAACTTTTTTCCATAGGAACATCTTTCATGTCATAGTTCTTTTCAAATCACAGCCATCACTGAAGCCGACTAACTGGCTCTCTGGTCTCCCATCCACGGGGCCCCGGACCCTGGTGAGTCCGCCCAGCCTGTTCTCGGGGTCCATTTGTGTCCCGGGGGTCCCAGGCCCAGCGTTGGGCCGCCCCTTTTCCTCCCTAGCTCGTGTGcccattttctccttttagaTTCAGCTCCTTGTGCTGGCTTCTCCCacagcctggcacatagtaggcacatagtaggtgcacgGCTGTCTTCCTCACTCCCTTTTCCTCTTGATTTTCCTAAATGAAGTTGTTGGCGTCCACGGCGAGGGATCTGGCTTTTCCAACAGAAACGCCCATCCTGCTCATCATGGTGCCTGTTTACCCGAAGCGCCCGTGAGTCTGCCGGGCCTTTACAGACATTTGTTTGGGGGTCCCCCAGGGGCCCAGGGTTAATGCAGGGGTGAAGACCTGTCCTTGTGTAGACAAGTAGAGTGGAAGTCAGGTGAAAGCCCGCCCAGCTCCCAAGGTGGGGGTCGCAGGGAGCCCCAGGTGCCTCCTGGCTTCCCCGTGCCGCCGCCACTGCCCCGAGGTAGCCAGGGAGAGGCGTTCTTTGGCgggttttctctctgggtgagcAGTTCAGTTCTGGCCTGTGGCCAGCGCTGGCCATGGAGGGGTGGTGGCCATCGGGTCATGACCCCAGGACCTGGCCACAGCGGCGGGTTTATTTTATCCTCTCCTGCCTCTTAGTCCCATCTAGGAGATCTTGTAACACACAGACGAGCCGGTCCTTGGGGTGCTGGTCCTTCCCTCTTTAAGCGTGCAATGAAAAGCTGAATTTAAAGGAGGAAAACCAGCCTGGAAAGGAGCCACCACATGTCCTCAAAGATGTCCCTGAACCGCCTGTATATGAGGGCAGCAGGGCCCTCCCGTGCAGCCTTCCAGGGTCAGCCAGCAGGGGTTAGTGGTGATCTTGGCCCCCCTCTGGGGTCTCTTAAGGCCAAACTTGAATGGGTTCTGCTGGCTTGGAAAGACTACAGGAAAGAACCCCTATGAATTTAGCCTGACTTCCTGGGCTTCCCTTGGGACTTCCTGAGCTCGCCATCCCTGGTCACTGGGGCCCGGAGCTTTCTTCAGTGCTCAGCCTGGGTCATCTCTCCTGAGAAGCCTTCAGGGTGTCCCCCTTTGGAGGATCCCGAGTCCCGCCAGGCTGGCGTTGTACTCCCTGGACTGGCAGAAAACCCTTCTTTCCCAATCATTCTCAGAACATGGCATTCCAAACAAAGTCCAAACTTTTAGATACCGGTGCTTACAGGCAGAGAGTCAGGACAGCAGCGTTCTCATTGTTTATGAATGTGAATTCATCTTTAACAAATTTCCTTTAAAAGGGGAGGAGGTTTGTCCCTTATGAGTCcagctagaaaatattttaaaagttaatatttcaTAAAGAGCCAGTTAAAAGAAAAGAGTTAAAGACGTTCTTTTTAGAAACAGACAAATTCTGAACTAATAGGTCTATCCAAGGTGGACTGCGGAGGGGAAAGGATGCTTCCTGGACAAATGGGCAGCGTGAGAAGTCACCATGTCATGATAAATAAAGAGGATGGAAATGGGGAaagaggcagaaggaaaagaggaaataaaataatcttctctaaaatgtaattttctctgggaacagccttcctttcagttcactAATCACCACATgcgtagccaggggttaaagtccaaatcctttattgtctctttctgagtcttgtctcctttcctggagcccagttagctttcttagaggcagatctctctccttggttcccagagcttGGGCTCCCGcctccttctctggcttctgaatctccccgactcCCAAGAGTTTGTGCTTGAGCCTCCAGTCACAgatggacgatggaatgaatctgtctgggCCTTCAAGAGCTTCTAGTGTGATTGTCCTGCTGGCCCTGAGGCTTCTTGCTgcacactgagtacacaccaatcattacatcactaggaagcCATTATTTGTGGTAGGATTCAATCAgcgctaaactagatttaaccattgtctcctccattccactcagtaccttgtttcaagttctggcccataacctCTCCATGTAGGATCAGATCACACTGAACCAGCTAAATTAGATAACGATCGTCTCTAAGCTCTGGCCCCTAACAAGGAAGCCCCAAGCCCGAGGAACAGGGAGAGGCTTGAGGAAAGAGGCGGGCCATCCCCATCATATCAGGGGAGCCCTCTCGTAACCAGTGAACCCTTTCATCACTCTCTTAGCGCAGCTGCTGGAGAAACTTCAGTCTTCTTTCAAAGGATGTTTTTTCCCAAGGGGTATTTATTTCTCTTCCAGAATAGACCTTGAAGGTAGCATGGAGGGCTGGGGGTAGGGAGGGTCcttcccatccttaaaaaaaaacttccaagttCAGGGTCACCAAATCCTAGCATCTCTTCCTGAAACGCCTCGGATTCACCCTTTCCTCTCCTGTCCCGTGGCCAGCTTGGTCCAGAGCCTTGTCCCCATGTCTTCAGGGATCTGAGGCAAGTGGAGTAAAGTTCAAAGAGTTTCTGAGTCCTTTGGTATAAAGCGAAAACCCTGCTGCGTGAGATCTGAAGCTGGGCTGCGCTGGCTCAGGGCGGCGGGGAGGCAGGAGCGGGGGGCTCTGGGCGGCGGGGAGGCAGGAGCGGGGGGCTCTGGGTAGCCTCAGCCATGCTTCCTAAGGCCAAGGGTCACAGGTGACTTTCCACATGGGGGGAGGGAAGCCTCGTTGTTGTcgttctctgtgtctgtctctctgtctctcattttcttttgtggaACTTGGCCATTATTGACCAAAGCGAACACGTGAACATCATGTAGCGTCATGTAGCCGTAGACTTTCCGTTTTGTAGTTGAGATGGCGTAGACCCCATTTAGCACAGCAGTAGCTCGGGCTTCCTTTTGGCTATTTTTCTGTCCTCCTTGTACACTTCTCAGGGCCGTCTGCCACTGCCCCTTTGCCCCCAACAACGATGCAAACAAACCCAAATATTAAGATCCCCTCAGCTGGCTGCCGTCCTCAGTCTTTGGGGCCGTGTTCAGTGTCTTCCTGCCAGACAACAGGGACAGTGGCTGCCGCGGTACCTCCATGCAGCGGCCCACCTAGCCCACCGAGGCTCCCCCTTCTCCTCTGCCTGAGGGACTCTGCAGCCCCCTCGGCCCCCTTTCTTTCCGGCTCATCCCCAGTGCCTTCTGAGGGCAGAACGAGAGGACTGTGCTGGGGGCCGTGGGTAGGGCCGCTCCTGCCAAGCCAGAAAGGGTCCGGGGACTGGGGCGATGGGCCTGGGCCAGAGAAACCCTGGAAGGTCTTCTGAAGGAAGTCCCAGAAAGGACACGGGTGGAGCGGGTCAGGACTCGGGCCTGTGGGAGCCGCTCCCGTCTGGCCGCCAGCTCCAGTCCGGCCCCTTTATGTAAGTCACCCTTTATGGAGCTCTCCGGCCTGGGACCCTCACTGAGACAAAGTTTGGCTCTCGTGGGAGAGCTGAGGCAATTATGGGCCCGTAATTCCACCACAACGGTTACTCCGGGCCAGAGTGGGACAGAGCAGCTGTCAGCTCAGGAGAGGCCTCCTGAGGGAGCATCAAGGAAGGCTTCCCGGAGGGGGCAGCTCCCCAGCCTCCCGGCTTTTAGGAAAGAAGAGGCAGGGAGGCTGTTCTTGGAcctttggggaggggagagggagggtttGCACAGAGACTGTCCTTTCTAAAACTTAATAGTGACTGGGGTGGCAGGAGCCCGGGGCTGCCCTCAGGGTCAGGAGCCGGAGGCTCTTTTCTTGATTCCTTGATGAATCTTAAGAAAATTCGCTTTCATTTCCCTGCCCAATCGTGCCATCCGAGCCAAGCCACGTTCAGGGCGGCTGGCCCGGCCCCCGCCCCCTTTCGGGCCGGCTTCTTTCCCTTTGGGGAGGGCTTGCGGAATTGCCTGCGGTTCTGCTCCTGCCGTCATCAGCTCCCGAAGTGAACCCGTGGGGGCTTCTGCATCACCCCCACTCCCCTCTCATCACGCCCCCCTCCGCTttcatctcctcctcttctccccttccgtTCCCCCGCTATTCTCAAATCAGGGGAGCTTTGGGCCCCC contains these protein-coding regions:
- the ARL4A gene encoding ADP-ribosylation factor-like protein 4A, which codes for MGNGLSEPGPGLLAGLPPFQCFHIVILGLDCAGKTTVLYRLQFDEFVNTVPTKGFNTEKVRVTLGNAKTVTFHFWDVGGQEKLRPLWKSYTRCTDGIVFVVDSVDVERMDEAKTELHRITRLAENQGVPVLLVANKQDLRDSLPLPEIARLLAVGELAASTPWHLQPTCAIIGDGLREGLEKLHEMILKRRKMLRQQKKKR